In Methanothermococcus thermolithotrophicus DSM 2095, one DNA window encodes the following:
- a CDS encoding TIGR00341 family protein has translation MKLRLIECYIPKHIFAGLDGIVKDDQLDIIWTHVEEEANYTLIRILTTLKSTEKIVDKLNNQYGGSKFRIIVFQPTTTVPEVIEEPTEKNGNIPERLSRQEIYGKMYETTNISKEYFLMIVLSAIVASIGIWKNDVAVIIGSMIIAPLLSPNIALSYSITVADSNLAKKSIKNLLLGTGIVLILSIVLGHFLPITPANPQISSRMNLDIEQVIIALAAGIVGAISTISGISSAVVGVMIAIALLPPLVAFGLSVGAGYYIESIPILLLFIANIISINLSSVLLFFLYGISPYKWWEREKARKLTIIAISVWMSLLIMLIMLITVFR, from the coding sequence TTGAAGCTCCGTCTTATTGAATGTTATATTCCAAAACACATTTTTGCAGGTCTTGATGGTATTGTCAAAGACGATCAGTTGGATATTATTTGGACGCATGTGGAAGAAGAAGCCAACTATACCCTTATAAGAATACTCACAACACTAAAAAGTACTGAAAAAATAGTGGATAAACTAAACAATCAATATGGTGGCTCCAAATTTAGAATAATCGTATTTCAACCTACAACTACCGTACCTGAAGTAATTGAAGAACCTACTGAAAAAAATGGTAACATACCGGAAAGACTCTCTCGTCAAGAAATATATGGAAAAATGTATGAAACAACAAACATTTCAAAAGAGTATTTTTTAATGATAGTATTATCTGCAATTGTGGCATCTATTGGTATATGGAAAAATGATGTTGCAGTGATTATAGGATCTATGATAATCGCCCCACTTTTATCCCCTAACATAGCATTATCTTATTCCATAACTGTAGCAGATAGTAATCTTGCAAAAAAATCAATAAAAAACCTTTTGTTAGGAACGGGAATCGTTTTAATATTATCCATAGTTCTAGGGCACTTTTTACCCATAACTCCTGCAAATCCACAAATTTCTTCGAGGATGAACTTAGATATAGAGCAGGTCATAATCGCTCTGGCGGCAGGTATAGTTGGGGCCATATCCACAATATCTGGAATTTCTTCTGCAGTAGTAGGAGTTATGATAGCAATAGCTTTACTGCCTCCCTTGGTAGCTTTTGGGCTCTCCGTTGGGGCAGGCTATTATATTGAATCAATTCCAATACTGCTATTGTTTATTGCAAATATAATATCTATAAACCTTTCATCAGTTTTACTTTTCTTTTTGTATGGCATATCACCATATAAGTGGTGGGAAAGAGAAAAAGCTAGAAAACTGACAATTATTGCAATATCCGTATGGATGAGCCTTTTAATTATGCTTATTATGTTAATCACTGTTTTTAGATAA
- the frhB gene encoding coenzyme F420 hydrogenase subunit beta produces MDPFGKYKTVVSARAADKTILKKCQDGGIVSAAYIYGLENGLLDGVIVADKDDKLQTTPKVATTVDEVLEAAGTKYTVCPTISVIKSAVREYGCEKLGVVGTPCQIIATRKLMKYPIGFRHVPDKLALIVGIFCMENFPYNGMKTIIEEHCGIKMEDVAKTDIGKGKFWVYSKWGDVKSIKLKETHPYEQQSCHVCMDYTAELADISTGSVGSPDGWSTVFIRTAQGEEFFNKMVEAGALEVKPIEEVKPGLGLVEKLSLTKKEKNAKEIEHRKEIGLPVPY; encoded by the coding sequence ATGGATCCCTTTGGAAAGTATAAAACTGTGGTATCTGCAAGAGCTGCAGATAAAACCATACTGAAAAAATGTCAAGATGGAGGTATTGTTTCAGCCGCATATATATACGGTTTGGAAAATGGCCTCTTGGATGGTGTTATTGTTGCAGATAAAGATGACAAATTACAAACAACTCCTAAAGTTGCAACAACAGTTGATGAAGTTTTAGAGGCTGCTGGAACCAAATACACAGTCTGTCCAACTATAAGTGTGATAAAGAGTGCAGTTAGAGAGTATGGATGTGAAAAACTTGGAGTTGTTGGAACTCCATGCCAAATAATTGCAACTAGAAAATTAATGAAATATCCTATAGGATTTAGGCACGTTCCTGATAAACTGGCATTAATTGTGGGAATATTCTGTATGGAAAACTTCCCATACAATGGTATGAAAACCATCATCGAGGAACACTGTGGAATAAAGATGGAAGATGTTGCTAAAACTGATATTGGAAAAGGTAAATTCTGGGTATATTCCAAATGGGGAGATGTTAAATCCATCAAATTAAAAGAAACCCACCCATACGAACAACAATCCTGCCACGTATGTATGGATTACACAGCTGAATTGGCTGATATTTCCACAGGTTCGGTGGGAAGCCCAGATGGCTGGAGTACAGTATTCATAAGAACTGCTCAAGGAGAAGAGTTCTTTAACAAAATGGTTGAAGCCGGAGCATTGGAAGTTAAACCAATAGAAGAAGTTAAACCTGGTTTAGGATTAGTTGAGAAACTATCACTAACTAAAAAAGAGAAAAACGCAAAAGAAATCGAACATAGAAAAGAAATTGGATTACCAGTTCCTTATTAG
- the frhG gene encoding coenzyme F420 hydrogenase subunit gamma, with product MLKVAHVQLSSCCGCLVSLADTYEKLLDVLGQIDLVYSQTLADVREIPDDVDIILLEGSVCLNDHHALETALECRKKAKILVALGACAASGNITRFCKGNQMSKPVHDAFAPLTEVVKCDIAIPGCPPSPEAIVAVINAALNGDMEYLEPYAELAKHGSGACGCDLLVKVINKSLCMGCGTCAASCPTRAVEMLDGRPNVIKDICIKCGACSVQCPRIRCPEIIKEIE from the coding sequence ATGTTAAAGGTTGCCCACGTCCAATTAAGTAGTTGCTGTGGGTGTCTAGTCTCCTTAGCTGACACCTATGAAAAACTTTTAGATGTATTGGGTCAAATTGATTTAGTTTACTCTCAGACATTAGCGGATGTTAGAGAAATTCCTGACGATGTTGATATAATATTACTTGAAGGTAGTGTCTGCTTAAACGATCACCACGCATTAGAAACAGCATTAGAATGTAGAAAGAAAGCAAAAATTTTAGTGGCATTAGGGGCTTGTGCAGCAAGTGGCAACATTACAAGATTCTGCAAAGGAAACCAAATGTCAAAACCAGTTCACGACGCCTTTGCACCATTAACTGAAGTTGTAAAATGTGACATAGCAATTCCAGGATGTCCTCCATCACCTGAAGCCATTGTAGCAGTTATAAATGCAGCTTTAAACGGAGATATGGAATACTTAGAACCATATGCAGAGCTCGCAAAGCATGGAAGTGGTGCTTGTGGTTGCGACTTATTAGTTAAAGTTATCAACAAGTCCCTTTGTATGGGATGCGGAACATGTGCAGCATCATGCCCTACAAGAGCTGTGGAGATGCTTGACGGAAGACCAAACGTCATAAAAGATATATGTATTAAATGTGGAGCATGCAGCGTACAATGTCCAAGGATAAGATGTCCTGAGATTATCAAGGAAATAGAATAA
- the frhD gene encoding coenzyme F420-reducing hydrogenase, FrhD protein: MGISLDENSFNDIEEFDLTPSYLKKKNMVLACGNILFADDGFSVHVLEKLNEVLSDEEKKDIALVDAGAGAPQQVLTLIDDDSKTERIVVVDVIDFGLKPGEIKILKEEDLPGPEHNKLDIHDWPLSTTLKRVCNQYGIELIVVGCQAKYISEPDVVLELSEEVEKAVDKAVDIILEYLRGN; the protein is encoded by the coding sequence ATGGGTATTTCATTAGACGAAAATTCATTTAACGATATTGAAGAATTTGATCTCACACCATCCTATTTAAAAAAGAAAAATATGGTTTTAGCCTGCGGAAATATATTATTCGCAGATGATGGCTTCAGTGTTCATGTACTTGAAAAATTAAATGAAGTATTATCTGATGAAGAAAAAAAAGATATTGCACTTGTTGATGCAGGTGCAGGAGCTCCTCAGCAAGTTCTTACATTAATCGACGATGATTCAAAAACAGAAAGGATCGTTGTAGTTGATGTTATAGACTTTGGTTTAAAACCTGGAGAGATCAAAATACTAAAAGAAGAAGACTTACCTGGCCCAGAACATAACAAATTGGATATTCACGACTGGCCACTATCGACCACTTTAAAACGAGTCTGTAACCAGTATGGAATTGAGTTAATCGTTGTGGGTTGTCAGGCAAAATATATTTCAGAACCTGATGTGGTACTTGAGTTAAGTGAAGAAGTTGAAAAGGCCGTAGATAAGGCGGTAGATATTATATTGGAGTACTTGAGGGGAAATTAA
- the frhA gene encoding coenzyme F420 hydrogenase subunit alpha, whose translation MAENITIAPTTRHEGHAKLILEVNDEGIVNKAYYPNTTPVRGFETMLKGKPADFAPIAVMRICGICQTTHGIASCEAVEDAIGCEIPEDGRILRELVGLGNRMHSHPLHHLLIIDDLLKPEEQDLKVEGIKLIQKMRKAGQLIVDVVGGEGIHPPNIVIGGMKTNITERAKSKLYYACKEFEKDAHKMYELLETLIERYLDEVGIPDLGAHDYPYIATDTTYGNRDALRWNDITELPAQRYYENPEIAQTATNQIPLYMGVPVEGGPRARMVKFGNFREGGGAMDINLARAQENFGAVYRALELLDELNINGKTRTEPEYKDGSGIGVHEAPRATNTHFAEVGKDGRIKSYRIIAASTWNMPIVEKAIEGYPHQYAEVIMRAYDIUASCATHVIVKDDQTKDVIEVRRI comes from the coding sequence GTGGCAGAAAACATAACCATTGCCCCAACTACAAGGCATGAGGGGCATGCTAAGCTTATTTTAGAAGTAAATGATGAAGGAATAGTAAACAAAGCTTATTATCCAAACACCACCCCAGTTAGGGGATTTGAGACGATGTTAAAAGGTAAACCTGCTGACTTTGCACCTATAGCAGTTATGAGAATTTGTGGTATATGTCAAACTACCCATGGTATTGCATCATGTGAAGCAGTTGAAGACGCCATAGGATGTGAAATACCTGAAGATGGGAGAATATTAAGGGAACTTGTTGGACTTGGAAACAGGATGCACTCCCACCCATTACATCACTTATTAATTATTGACGACCTGTTAAAACCTGAAGAACAGGACTTAAAAGTTGAAGGTATCAAGCTAATCCAAAAAATGAGAAAAGCGGGGCAGTTAATTGTTGATGTTGTAGGGGGAGAGGGAATACACCCTCCAAACATTGTAATAGGCGGTATGAAAACCAACATTACAGAAAGGGCGAAATCAAAATTATACTATGCCTGCAAGGAGTTTGAAAAAGATGCTCATAAAATGTATGAGCTCTTGGAAACGCTCATTGAAAGATACTTGGATGAAGTAGGAATTCCAGATTTAGGAGCTCATGACTATCCATACATTGCAACAGATACAACATACGGAAATAGAGACGCACTAAGATGGAATGATATTACTGAGCTCCCTGCACAGAGATACTATGAAAACCCAGAAATTGCTCAAACCGCAACAAACCAAATTCCACTCTATATGGGAGTTCCTGTTGAAGGAGGACCAAGAGCAAGAATGGTTAAATTTGGGAACTTTAGAGAAGGCGGAGGTGCAATGGATATAAACCTTGCAAGAGCACAGGAAAACTTTGGAGCAGTTTATAGGGCACTTGAACTTCTTGACGAATTGAACATCAACGGAAAAACAAGAACAGAACCTGAATACAAAGATGGCTCTGGAATCGGAGTTCACGAAGCTCCAAGGGCAACAAATACACACTTTGCAGAAGTAGGAAAAGATGGAAGAATTAAATCTTACAGAATCATCGCAGCATCAACATGGAACATGCCTATAGTTGAAAAGGCTATTGAAGGCTACCCACACCAATATGCGGAAGTAATTATGCGAGCATATGACATATGAGCTTCATGTGCAACACACGTCATCGTTAAAGATGACCAAACAAAAGATGTTATCGAAGTAAGAAGAATTTAA
- a CDS encoding MBL fold metallo-hydrolase: MPIVRFHGGCHQIGMSCVEIDTKKSKVLLDCGMNPTNNEVPNIDPGNIDAVIVSHAHLDHCGAIPYYNFKKVYCTPPTADLMYTVWKDTVNLSKIYKEEDIKRTMGIVETLDYRECKKITEDISVKFHNAGHILGSSSIYLDIDGKKVLYTGDINEIETKTLSPADTEIDEIDTLIIESTYGSPLDVKPARKVLEKQLIDEISETIENGGKVIIPVFAVGRSQEILVIINNYMRSGMLKEVPIWVDGSLIHATGIYMGYSNWLNPRIRNSIENRVNPFGNLTKADKRAFNKEPGIIISTSGMVQGGPILQYLSLLKNPKNKIILTGYQAEGTLGRSLEDGTSEITPFKNKIPVNGKVVKIEFSAHGDYNSLIRYLKRIPTPKKAFVMHGERYQALSLAMTIWKNFKIPTMAPTNGSVLPLF, encoded by the coding sequence GTGCCTATAGTTAGATTTCATGGCGGATGTCATCAAATAGGAATGTCGTGTGTTGAAATCGACACGAAAAAATCAAAAGTGCTACTTGATTGTGGTATGAACCCAACTAACAACGAAGTCCCAAATATAGACCCTGGGAATATAGATGCAGTAATTGTATCTCATGCCCATTTGGACCATTGTGGAGCAATTCCTTATTACAATTTTAAAAAGGTATATTGTACCCCACCTACTGCAGATTTAATGTACACAGTATGGAAAGACACGGTAAATCTTTCAAAAATCTACAAAGAAGAAGATATCAAAAGAACCATGGGGATTGTTGAAACACTCGATTATAGAGAATGTAAAAAAATTACCGAAGATATTTCAGTTAAGTTCCATAATGCAGGGCACATTCTTGGGAGCTCTTCTATCTACCTAGATATAGATGGAAAAAAAGTACTGTACACAGGAGATATTAATGAAATAGAAACCAAAACATTATCTCCGGCAGATACTGAAATAGATGAAATAGATACCTTGATAATTGAATCAACATACGGATCACCATTGGATGTAAAACCAGCTAGGAAGGTATTGGAAAAACAACTTATAGACGAAATTTCAGAGACCATAGAGAATGGAGGAAAAGTAATAATTCCAGTATTTGCCGTGGGAAGGTCCCAGGAGATACTTGTAATAATAAACAACTATATGAGAAGTGGGATGTTAAAAGAAGTTCCAATATGGGTGGATGGTTCCTTAATTCATGCCACAGGAATATATATGGGATATTCAAACTGGCTAAATCCAAGAATAAGAAATTCTATTGAAAATAGGGTAAATCCATTTGGAAACTTAACAAAAGCCGACAAAAGAGCCTTCAATAAAGAACCAGGCATAATAATATCTACTTCAGGCATGGTTCAAGGTGGGCCTATTTTACAGTACCTATCACTTCTTAAAAATCCAAAGAATAAGATTATATTAACTGGTTATCAAGCAGAAGGAACCCTTGGAAGAAGTTTAGAAGATGGAACTAGTGAGATAACACCATTTAAAAATAAAATCCCAGTAAATGGAAAAGTTGTTAAAATAGAATTTTCGGCCCATGGTGATTACAACTCTTTAATTAGGTATTTAAAGAGAATACCAACGCCAAAAAAAGCCTTTGTTATGCATGGTGAAAGATATCAGGCCCTTTCTTTGGCAATGACTATATGGAAAAACTTTAAGATTCCAACAATGGCTCCAACCAACGGCAGTGTATTGCCCCTTTTTTAA
- a CDS encoding amidohydrolase family protein produces the protein MDTIYIKSNFLYGSEFEYKKGILVIEDGIIKGFTNEDVKNVIEYEGIIIPSLINAHTHIGDTPIKDIGINKNLDELVKPPNGLKHKFLNRCNEKDLVNGMLDGLYELYENGINYFCDFRENGLNGINLLKEAVAKSKLDIKPIILGRPTKNEENELRDELKEILKNSDGIGLSGANEYSDEKLKFISKNTKKSNKLFSIHANEHEGSVNYSKENYGKTEIERIVDLKLNPNFIIHATHTTSQEVNILKENKIPIVVCPRANASFNVGLPNINEFIKNDLLIGIGTDNFMANSPSIFKEMDFIYKIYHIEPKEILKMATINNGKILGLKNVGLIEEGYKPVFTFIKKSNSIKNSKNIVASIITRCEKGDIDNFVIY, from the coding sequence ATGGACACAATATATATAAAATCAAATTTTTTATATGGAAGTGAATTCGAATATAAAAAAGGTATTTTAGTAATCGAAGACGGAATAATAAAAGGATTCACAAATGAAGACGTTAAAAACGTTATAGAATACGAGGGTATTATAATTCCTTCACTGATAAATGCCCATACGCATATTGGAGATACACCTATTAAAGATATCGGTATCAACAAAAATTTAGACGAGCTCGTGAAACCACCAAATGGATTAAAACATAAATTCTTAAATAGGTGTAATGAAAAAGATTTGGTCAATGGAATGTTGGATGGGTTGTATGAACTTTATGAAAATGGTATAAACTATTTCTGTGATTTCAGGGAAAATGGGTTGAATGGAATAAATCTACTAAAGGAAGCAGTTGCAAAATCTAAATTGGATATAAAGCCCATCATACTAGGAAGACCCACAAAAAATGAAGAAAATGAATTAAGAGATGAATTAAAAGAGATTCTAAAAAATAGTGACGGTATAGGATTAAGTGGAGCAAACGAGTATTCAGACGAAAAACTTAAGTTCATTAGTAAAAACACCAAAAAATCCAATAAACTATTTTCAATACATGCAAACGAACATGAAGGTTCAGTAAACTATTCAAAGGAGAATTATGGAAAAACAGAGATTGAAAGAATCGTTGATTTGAAGTTAAACCCGAATTTCATAATACATGCCACCCATACAACATCCCAGGAAGTAAATATACTTAAAGAGAACAAAATCCCGATAGTAGTCTGTCCAAGGGCCAATGCCTCTTTTAACGTTGGACTGCCAAATATCAATGAATTTATAAAAAACGATTTATTGATAGGTATTGGAACAGATAACTTTATGGCAAATTCTCCATCGATATTTAAGGAAATGGACTTTATATATAAAATATATCACATAGAACCAAAAGAAATACTAAAAATGGCCACAATAAATAATGGAAAAATATTAGGTCTTAAAAACGTAGGACTAATAGAAGAAGGATACAAACCAGTATTTACGTTCATTAAAAAGTCCAATTCCATAAAAAATTCAAAAAACATTGTAGCATCAATTATAACGCGATGCGAAAAAGGAGATATTGATAACTTTGTTATATATTAG